The Leptospira hartskeerlii genome contains a region encoding:
- a CDS encoding M23 family metallopeptidase — MNNEAKFEDRPRATERLKIKYLRFRSSWLKIKEKGSRKISFLLVPHDHEAVLNVELSVFMAAFLGVLSVLLFLLASAFVVYMNFFFVPNRELIRETDNNVGLFLYYNSLLKDAKKEISGLEKKTEQLNLVAWEEVPWKRILTFDYVPEFSLKKNVPESSTNMDLYSDTVEGFAERNIELYKIKHAFQNAFDYLEERESILYAMPRGRPLKPGVGFVTSTFGGRVDPFGLVEMGEFHSGIDFAAGEGIPIYATAPGVIEDNGQSAGGLGKSIRINHLNGFYTVYGHCSVVFVEKGQLVTRGQHIGNVGSTGKATGPHVHYEVHIGYDPPMDPAEFVNME, encoded by the coding sequence ATGAACAACGAGGCAAAGTTCGAAGACCGCCCCAGAGCCACAGAAAGGCTGAAGATCAAGTATCTTCGCTTCCGTTCTTCCTGGCTAAAAATCAAAGAAAAAGGCTCTCGCAAAATTTCTTTCCTACTCGTACCTCATGATCACGAAGCTGTGCTGAATGTAGAGCTAAGTGTTTTTATGGCCGCGTTTTTAGGAGTGCTCTCGGTTCTTCTTTTTCTGCTCGCGAGCGCATTTGTGGTCTACATGAACTTCTTCTTTGTACCAAATCGAGAGTTGATCCGAGAAACTGACAATAATGTTGGGCTATTTCTTTATTATAACTCTCTTCTCAAAGATGCTAAGAAAGAAATTTCCGGTCTAGAAAAAAAGACGGAACAGTTAAACCTAGTCGCTTGGGAAGAAGTTCCCTGGAAAAGAATTCTCACCTTCGATTATGTACCTGAGTTCAGCTTAAAGAAGAATGTTCCGGAATCTTCGACTAACATGGATCTATATTCTGATACAGTCGAAGGTTTCGCAGAAAGAAATATTGAATTATACAAGATCAAACATGCCTTCCAAAACGCATTCGATTACTTGGAGGAAAGAGAATCCATTTTATACGCAATGCCAAGAGGTCGCCCCTTAAAACCTGGAGTAGGATTTGTGACTTCTACCTTTGGAGGAAGGGTGGATCCATTCGGTCTAGTGGAGATGGGAGAGTTTCACTCAGGTATTGACTTTGCTGCTGGCGAAGGAATTCCGATCTATGCTACAGCTCCTGGCGTGATAGAAGATAATGGACAATCAGCGGGTGGGCTTGGAAAAAGTATTCGTATCAATCACTTGAACGGATTTTATACAGTGTACGGACACTGCTCAGTCGTCTTTGTAGAAAAGGGACAGTTAGTAACAAGAGGCCAACATATAGGCAATGTAGGCTCCACAGGAAAGGCCACAGGACCTCACGTGCATTACGAGGTCCATATAGGTTATGATCCTCCTATGGACCCTGCAGAATTTGTGAATATGGAATAA
- a CDS encoding alginate export family protein: MLKNTIMSRPSRNKKYSLLPVRLFLFFGFFGMGTLWAQGVEPPKQETVTQAETTPAKPPASEEKTVTPSAQTPAATATTNAEVKEKDKAPAVPYKSPWKAKLDGELLGTLLLTPEHQDTVRKSPNLWITDNLRFGLQIRPRFENFNNQDFDKSTSDSKNYVTQNSQFWTLLDINESFAVKLTIQDTRLYGQYKDPSGTGYGPTSFTNSIGTAYAPGSTIPVKNNTDIREAYVIWKDFLPYTKMYLGRQTFSYGDSRIIGARNDSQIGNSFDGIRVAFDTKTWSTHAGYTVLAEESNGPNGFVTANNQKVGGAKALNDTYLAFLYNTWKPSEELVVDLYEIGVIKKYNTTTATGALVDPNERTNGRDNLFTTGIRLSNRTASGRSLPAGKSWDWGLEYAAQTGSTGQTIDASWDTLNTQIGSGTNKHAAYKETVQHDASFFLAQTGYTYKGFRVGAQFARASGDPNRADGKSATWDPLFATRSGGFPYFDSGNGIANAAFWANVRTSSIHIQYYDDTWGRFIFAVYDIRKDKVQDAWYDGNRNAVTGNTGFDANGDFLANKTVTGSTENYANNPFLKNWQPGHRLLLEYDLIYIKKINDYFSIWAGATVLYAGDAIKNQKQFNIDRNSTYFSLTLQFAI; encoded by the coding sequence ATGTTAAAAAATACAATTATGAGCCGACCGAGTCGGAACAAAAAATATTCACTCTTACCAGTCCGACTCTTTTTGTTTTTCGGATTTTTTGGAATGGGGACTCTTTGGGCCCAAGGCGTAGAGCCTCCTAAGCAAGAAACAGTGACTCAGGCAGAAACAACTCCAGCTAAGCCTCCGGCTTCCGAGGAGAAAACTGTTACTCCTTCTGCCCAAACTCCTGCAGCCACTGCTACTACTAATGCGGAAGTTAAGGAAAAAGATAAGGCTCCTGCGGTTCCTTATAAAAGTCCTTGGAAAGCTAAGTTAGATGGGGAATTGCTCGGAACTTTGTTATTAACTCCGGAACACCAAGATACGGTTAGAAAAAGTCCCAATCTTTGGATCACTGATAACCTTCGTTTCGGTTTGCAGATCCGTCCTAGATTCGAAAATTTTAATAATCAAGATTTCGATAAATCTACGAGCGATTCTAAAAACTACGTTACGCAAAATAGCCAATTCTGGACTCTTTTGGATATCAACGAATCCTTCGCCGTAAAATTGACCATCCAAGACACTCGTCTGTACGGGCAGTATAAAGATCCAAGTGGAACAGGATATGGGCCTACTTCTTTTACGAATTCTATCGGGACTGCGTATGCGCCCGGAAGCACGATCCCGGTAAAAAATAATACGGATATCCGAGAAGCTTATGTGATCTGGAAGGATTTTCTTCCTTATACAAAAATGTATTTAGGCCGTCAGACTTTCTCTTACGGAGATTCCAGGATCATTGGTGCTCGTAATGATAGCCAGATCGGTAACTCTTTTGACGGAATTAGAGTAGCGTTCGATACTAAAACCTGGTCCACTCATGCCGGTTATACTGTTCTCGCAGAAGAAAGTAATGGTCCGAACGGATTTGTAACTGCAAACAACCAGAAAGTCGGTGGAGCAAAAGCTCTTAACGATACATACCTGGCTTTCTTATACAATACTTGGAAACCTTCGGAAGAGTTAGTAGTAGATCTTTACGAGATCGGTGTTATCAAAAAGTATAATACTACTACGGCAACGGGCGCTCTTGTGGATCCGAACGAAAGAACGAACGGCAGAGATAATCTATTCACCACAGGTATTCGTTTGAGCAACAGGACTGCCTCGGGAAGAAGTCTTCCCGCAGGAAAATCTTGGGACTGGGGATTAGAATACGCAGCCCAAACAGGAAGTACTGGCCAAACAATAGATGCCTCTTGGGATACTTTGAATACTCAAATCGGATCCGGAACAAACAAACATGCTGCTTACAAGGAAACTGTCCAGCATGACGCTTCCTTCTTTCTGGCTCAAACAGGTTATACATATAAAGGTTTCCGTGTGGGAGCTCAATTCGCGAGAGCTTCCGGTGACCCGAACAGAGCTGACGGAAAATCTGCAACCTGGGATCCTTTATTTGCTACAAGATCCGGTGGATTCCCTTATTTCGATTCAGGGAATGGTATCGCAAACGCTGCCTTCTGGGCGAACGTAAGAACTTCTTCTATTCATATCCAATACTATGATGATACTTGGGGAAGATTCATTTTCGCTGTTTACGATATTCGCAAGGATAAAGTCCAAGATGCTTGGTATGACGGTAACAGAAACGCAGTTACTGGAAATACTGGATTCGACGCTAATGGAGATTTTCTCGCGAACAAGACTGTTACAGGAAGCACCGAAAACTATGCCAACAATCCTTTCCTGAAAAATTGGCAACCTGGACACAGACTTTTATTAGAATATGATCTGATATATATCAAGAAGATTAACGATTACTTCTCGATCTGGGCGGGAGCTACCGTTCTTTATGCGGGAGACGCGATCAAAAACCAAAAACAATTCAATATCGATAGAAATAGTACCTATTTCTCACTCACACTTCAGTTCGCCATCTAA
- a CDS encoding cytochrome c biogenesis protein CcdA yields MFGQRAGLLIFFLFLTSSLQAQSQVVSESWISSINRWLETGISGSEFGFHSAIFLVLGGLCASLLPCVYPLYPITVGIIKARGETATNKMFHPLVYYAGLASMYFCFGLVAGISGGAFNTVLRYPGTNLFLAVIIFLLGLASLGILHLPIFPVKEWKGCQGWKGTFLLGMGAGFLSSPCVGPIVVAILIQVTAGVQSISGYSLAVSAFKMALFGLGLGLPFLFLGVFGLSLPRGGRWTRWIQIVLGFVVFYFAWSYYNKAMQLWSVPFDLSLGILAAALGVLITAYFYQPTSLLRTERMKKALLLTGLICSSAILIRLAGWGTVPGGIKKDVVEEHGNLEWHRISDTAFETARTEDRLVFADFYADWCSNCKAFEDLTLSDTDLNQALGKTILLKIRDDDKDFLIYENDPRFPELKIGLPFFVIFSPDGKVLFKTTNYLNTADMIRTIKGEKFHASGE; encoded by the coding sequence ATGTTTGGCCAAAGAGCCGGACTTCTAATATTCTTCCTTTTTCTTACTAGTTCCTTACAAGCTCAATCCCAGGTAGTTTCGGAATCCTGGATTTCTTCCATCAACAGATGGTTGGAGACGGGAATTTCCGGTTCAGAGTTTGGATTTCACTCCGCGATCTTTCTGGTTTTGGGAGGACTTTGTGCGAGCCTTCTTCCCTGCGTTTACCCTTTGTACCCGATCACCGTTGGGATCATTAAGGCAAGGGGAGAAACTGCCACGAACAAAATGTTCCATCCTCTTGTGTATTATGCCGGGCTCGCATCCATGTATTTTTGCTTCGGACTCGTGGCAGGGATTTCGGGTGGAGCATTCAATACTGTTTTAAGATATCCTGGAACCAATCTATTCTTAGCCGTAATTATTTTTTTATTGGGACTTGCTTCATTAGGAATTTTGCATCTACCGATTTTTCCTGTGAAAGAGTGGAAAGGTTGCCAAGGTTGGAAAGGGACTTTCCTTTTGGGAATGGGAGCGGGTTTTCTTTCTTCTCCTTGCGTTGGCCCGATCGTAGTTGCGATCTTGATCCAAGTGACGGCTGGGGTCCAAAGTATTAGCGGTTATTCTTTAGCGGTTTCCGCATTCAAGATGGCATTGTTCGGACTTGGTTTAGGGTTACCGTTTTTATTTTTAGGAGTGTTCGGACTTTCTCTTCCTCGTGGCGGGAGATGGACCAGATGGATACAGATCGTTCTGGGATTTGTGGTCTTCTACTTTGCTTGGTCTTATTACAACAAGGCAATGCAATTATGGTCTGTTCCGTTTGATCTGAGTCTTGGAATTTTGGCCGCTGCACTTGGAGTTTTGATCACTGCTTATTTTTACCAGCCGACATCACTTCTACGTACGGAAAGAATGAAGAAGGCATTACTTCTGACAGGACTTATTTGTTCTAGCGCGATCCTTATCAGACTCGCGGGATGGGGGACTGTTCCGGGAGGTATAAAGAAGGATGTGGTAGAGGAACACGGAAATCTAGAGTGGCATCGAATTTCCGATACTGCATTCGAGACAGCTCGTACTGAAGATCGTTTGGTGTTTGCGGATTTTTATGCGGATTGGTGTTCTAACTGTAAAGCATTCGAAGATCTGACTTTATCCGATACGGACTTGAACCAGGCACTCGGAAAAACTATTCTTTTAAAAATCAGGGACGATGATAAGGATTTTCTAATATATGAGAACGATCCTAGATTTCCTGAACTGAAAATTGGACTTCCATTCTTTGTGATCTTCTCACCCGATGGGAAGGTTCTTTTTAAAACTACGAATTACCTAAATACTGCGGATATGATCCGGACGATCAAAGGGGAGAAGTTCCACGCCTCCGGAGAATGA
- a CDS encoding prolipoprotein diacylglyceryl transferase, whose translation MYKVIDIPGLVPFVQKYISSGWEGISTFSILVVIAFLAASYFLPKELERKHLDPTHADWLLILGVFGTFVGAKVFFIFEIWDQVFVDTPGFDGKYLYPLTHFDGFPGRPGLWSSLFSGSGLVFYGGFLFGILFISLYMIQNKLDVKAYLDAAVPSMALGYAIGRLGCFVSGDGCYGFATHADIPLLTFTYWPTSAVPSGVPVWNTPVMESAISFLFFIYFQKWARFQNFKRFSLGAQYLVLHGLARLGIEFLRVNKAVIPFFDPPVQSNIPGASGETTTFLNGYYWHGFSQSQYVSIAIILVGIYFVVKWKLWKKEPVPA comes from the coding sequence ATGTATAAAGTCATAGATATTCCCGGACTAGTACCTTTCGTCCAGAAATACATCAGCAGCGGCTGGGAAGGAATTTCCACATTCAGTATTTTAGTAGTGATCGCCTTTTTGGCGGCTTCTTATTTTTTACCTAAAGAATTAGAAAGAAAACATCTGGATCCAACCCATGCGGATTGGCTTTTGATCTTAGGTGTTTTCGGAACATTCGTAGGCGCTAAGGTATTTTTTATCTTCGAAATTTGGGACCAAGTATTCGTGGATACTCCCGGTTTTGATGGAAAGTATTTATACCCGCTCACCCACTTCGATGGTTTTCCAGGTCGTCCAGGACTTTGGTCCAGTTTATTTTCCGGAAGCGGTCTGGTATTTTACGGAGGGTTCCTTTTCGGGATCTTATTCATCAGCTTATACATGATCCAAAACAAATTGGATGTAAAGGCATACTTGGACGCGGCAGTTCCGAGTATGGCATTGGGTTATGCGATCGGTAGATTAGGATGCTTTGTTTCCGGAGACGGTTGTTACGGATTTGCGACTCATGCGGACATTCCACTTTTAACATTCACCTATTGGCCAACGAGTGCAGTTCCAAGTGGTGTTCCGGTTTGGAATACACCGGTTATGGAATCAGCTATATCTTTTCTATTCTTCATCTACTTCCAGAAATGGGCAAGGTTCCAGAACTTCAAAAGATTTAGCTTGGGAGCTCAGTATCTAGTATTGCACGGGCTTGCAAGATTAGGAATAGAGTTCTTGAGAGTGAACAAGGCAGTGATCCCATTCTTCGATCCACCGGTTCAATCAAACATTCCTGGAGCGAGTGGAGAAACCACTACCTTCTTAAACGGATACTACTGGCACGGATTCTCTCAATCTCAGTATGTATCGATCGCGATCATTCTGGTTGGTATATACTTTGTAGTGAAATGGAAACTCTGGAAAAAGGAACCGGTCCCAGCTTAA
- the glnA gene encoding type I glutamate--ammonia ligase: protein MAKNAAEVIAFAKANKVLFYDFRFTDIKGAWHHVSYHVDSVDETTLKGLPFDGSSIPAWQPIHKSDMQLIPDPTSIFLDPFTADPTLVVFCDVWDIYKNQAYEKCPRSIAKNAVKYLKDTGIGDTVYFGPENEFFLFDGLKVRDAINIQYYELESSEGIWNSHTDMPGSINTGHRPGTKGGYFPVAPVDSQVDLRADIVKTLHKIGMETFVVHHEVAQAQGEIGVKFGTLIEAADNVQKLKYVVKNVAHKWGKTATFMPKPLYGDNGNGMHCHQSIWKDGKNLFAGNGYQGLSELALNYTGGVLKHGKTVAAFTNASTNSYKRLLPGFEAPAILAYSAQNRSACARIPFVSGEKAKRVEFRFPDSSANPYLAFAALLMAGLDGIQNKIDPGPPREEDLFELSLDEIREKGIQQMPHTLREAVEHMLAGKEIFKKGNVFTEDFIQTYKAYKFETEIWPWEGRPHPFEFLTTYSC from the coding sequence ATGGCGAAAAATGCCGCAGAAGTGATCGCTTTCGCGAAAGCGAACAAGGTTCTTTTCTATGATTTCCGTTTTACGGATATTAAAGGAGCTTGGCACCACGTTTCTTACCACGTAGATTCCGTAGACGAAACTACTCTTAAAGGACTTCCTTTCGACGGTTCTTCCATCCCTGCTTGGCAGCCGATCCATAAATCGGACATGCAGTTGATCCCTGACCCGACTTCCATCTTTTTGGATCCGTTCACTGCAGATCCTACTCTTGTAGTATTCTGCGATGTTTGGGACATCTATAAAAACCAAGCTTACGAAAAATGCCCTCGTTCCATCGCTAAAAATGCGGTGAAATACCTGAAAGATACCGGGATCGGCGATACCGTATATTTTGGACCAGAAAATGAATTCTTCCTTTTCGATGGTTTGAAAGTAAGAGACGCGATCAATATCCAATATTATGAGTTAGAATCTTCCGAAGGTATTTGGAACTCTCACACTGATATGCCAGGTTCCATCAACACCGGACACCGTCCAGGAACCAAAGGTGGTTACTTCCCAGTAGCTCCTGTGGATTCACAAGTGGATCTTCGTGCAGATATCGTTAAAACCCTTCACAAGATCGGAATGGAAACTTTCGTGGTTCACCACGAGGTTGCTCAGGCTCAAGGAGAGATCGGAGTTAAATTCGGAACTCTTATTGAAGCAGCAGATAACGTTCAAAAACTGAAATATGTTGTTAAGAACGTTGCTCATAAATGGGGAAAAACTGCAACCTTTATGCCTAAACCTCTTTACGGAGACAACGGTAACGGTATGCACTGCCACCAATCCATTTGGAAAGACGGCAAAAACTTATTTGCTGGAAACGGATACCAAGGTTTAAGCGAGCTTGCTCTTAACTATACCGGTGGTGTATTGAAGCACGGAAAAACTGTAGCTGCTTTCACTAACGCTTCCACTAACTCTTATAAAAGACTTCTTCCAGGATTCGAAGCTCCTGCGATCTTAGCTTACTCTGCTCAGAACCGTTCCGCTTGCGCGAGAATTCCGTTCGTTAGCGGTGAAAAAGCTAAACGTGTTGAGTTCCGCTTCCCAGATTCTTCTGCGAACCCTTATCTTGCATTTGCAGCGTTGCTTATGGCAGGACTTGACGGGATCCAAAACAAAATCGATCCGGGACCTCCTCGGGAAGAAGACTTGTTCGAACTTTCTCTAGATGAGATCCGTGAGAAGGGAATCCAACAAATGCCTCACACTCTTAGAGAAGCAGTTGAGCATATGTTGGCTGGTAAAGAAATTTTCAAAAAAGGAAATGTATTTACTGAAGACTTCATCCAAACCTACAAAGCATACAAATTTGAAACCGAAATTTGGCCTTGGGAAGGACGTCCTCACCCATTCGAGTTCCTTACTACTTATTCTTGCTAA
- the pcnB gene encoding polynucleotide adenylyltransferase PcnB, translated as MKFLSNLFKKKIGSVDDILIYPEGRRFYRDAHPIRKTMIDEDAVKIIHRLHKFGYKAYIVGGGVRDLLLGRKPKDFDVVTNATPNQIKKIFNNCRIIGRRFKIVHILFKGKVIEVSTFRSLPEHRFGKPVEDQDYLIKRDNKFGTPQEDAARRDFTINALYYDIRNDSIVDYVGGYEDIQSRQLRVIGNPDISFREDPVRMLRAVKFAVLLGLKIDKGTSKSIKKNVHELEKASSSRMLEEYNKIFRTWRTSLIFQGMAQNSLLEVLFKEAFEKERRKNPDFGDKFLETGVGKRLVIADKLLSEREELTPQIFYALLFSDLAEESLTKKSGGHLVASLKQSLEPIFQRLGTPKKDKERLIKVFASQERFTHIEDDKASQNNFFRKKDFFYDAFYVYKINAIADNNDKALQSAFFWEISLRKRPVLPNSIGGGGGRREGGQQQGGRPNRGRKEKEGGGGRFKDRNRKGGRQNGESAKPQPESSSEDSDFNESED; from the coding sequence ATGAAATTTCTGTCCAATCTCTTCAAGAAAAAAATAGGATCCGTCGACGACATTCTTATTTATCCGGAGGGACGGAGATTTTACCGGGATGCGCACCCGATCCGCAAGACAATGATCGACGAGGATGCTGTAAAGATCATCCATCGTCTTCACAAATTCGGATACAAGGCCTACATCGTAGGCGGGGGAGTGCGAGATCTTCTTTTGGGGCGCAAACCGAAAGATTTCGACGTAGTCACCAACGCAACTCCGAATCAAATTAAGAAAATCTTTAATAATTGTCGTATCATCGGTCGCAGATTTAAGATCGTTCATATTCTCTTCAAAGGAAAAGTGATCGAGGTCAGCACTTTTCGTTCTCTTCCTGAACATCGTTTCGGAAAACCTGTAGAAGATCAGGATTATCTGATCAAAAGAGACAACAAATTCGGAACACCACAAGAAGACGCCGCCAGAAGAGACTTCACCATCAACGCGTTATACTATGATATTCGTAACGATTCCATCGTGGATTATGTGGGCGGATACGAAGATATCCAGAGCAGACAACTCAGAGTGATCGGAAATCCGGATATTTCCTTTAGAGAAGATCCGGTCAGAATGTTGCGTGCAGTAAAGTTTGCCGTACTTTTAGGTCTAAAAATAGACAAGGGAACTTCCAAATCTATTAAGAAGAATGTACATGAGCTTGAAAAAGCTTCTTCTTCTCGTATGCTGGAAGAATATAATAAAATTTTCCGCACCTGGAGAACTTCTCTTATTTTCCAGGGAATGGCCCAAAATTCTCTTTTGGAAGTTCTGTTCAAAGAAGCATTCGAAAAAGAACGCCGTAAAAATCCGGACTTCGGCGACAAGTTTCTGGAAACCGGAGTCGGAAAACGTTTAGTAATCGCAGACAAACTTCTTTCCGAAAGAGAAGAGCTTACTCCTCAAATATTTTATGCGCTTTTATTTTCCGACCTTGCAGAAGAATCTTTAACTAAGAAGAGTGGGGGGCACCTGGTTGCTTCCTTAAAACAATCTTTGGAGCCTATTTTCCAAAGATTAGGAACTCCTAAAAAAGATAAAGAAAGACTGATCAAGGTATTCGCGTCTCAGGAAAGATTCACCCATATCGAAGACGATAAAGCTTCCCAGAATAATTTTTTCCGCAAGAAAGACTTCTTCTACGACGCATTTTATGTGTATAAGATCAATGCGATCGCGGACAATAATGATAAGGCTCTACAGTCTGCATTCTTCTGGGAAATCTCTCTTCGCAAGAGACCGGTTCTACCGAATAGTATCGGTGGTGGCGGGGGCCGAAGAGAAGGCGGCCAACAACAGGGCGGACGTCCAAACCGAGGCCGTAAAGAGAAAGAAGGCGGCGGTGGACGATTTAAAGATCGTAACAGAAAGGGAGGTCGCCAGAACGGGGAAAGTGCAAAGCCACAACCTGAATCAAGTTCAGAAGATTCTGATTTTAACGAATCGGAAGATTAA
- the thiH gene encoding 2-iminoacetate synthase ThiH, with product MYTELFDKISFSEAKDRVLSKSKLDIESALHTSHSGKAVNFEEYLSLLHPSADTYLEEMAEYSLGWTKKRFGNTISLYMPMYLSNECRSSCVYCGFSFENKIPRKTLNRSEIQAESEVLHSKGIRHVLILTGEDYSITNLEYLRSAVRILKSYFDSISIEIYPMDKEKYEVLIEEGVEGLVVYQETYDPETYSKYHLRGMKKNMRYRLDAPDRGGLAGFRRIGVGALLGLSDPYGEMFRLGEHAHYLSKKYWRTTVQISLPRMRPAEGEFDKAIYVSDREYVRFLFALRLFLTDSGLVQSTRESTQMRNHLAGMPITHMSVESRTDPGGYSGGEELKQFEIEDTRKIEEFTEMLKKKGLDPVFKDFDRAFFQVPDRMS from the coding sequence ATGTACACGGAGTTATTTGATAAAATCTCTTTCTCAGAAGCGAAGGACAGAGTATTATCTAAATCTAAATTAGATATAGAATCTGCTCTTCATACTTCGCATTCCGGAAAAGCGGTAAATTTCGAGGAGTACCTCTCTTTATTACATCCTTCTGCTGATACTTATTTAGAAGAAATGGCAGAATATTCTTTGGGTTGGACCAAAAAAAGATTCGGCAATACGATTTCTCTTTATATGCCGATGTATCTTTCGAACGAATGCAGATCTTCCTGCGTTTATTGTGGATTCAGTTTCGAAAATAAGATTCCAAGAAAAACATTAAATAGGTCTGAGATCCAAGCAGAGTCGGAAGTCCTACATTCGAAAGGGATCAGACATGTTCTCATTCTAACAGGCGAAGATTATTCTATCACAAATTTAGAATATTTGAGATCCGCAGTCCGTATCTTAAAATCCTATTTCGATTCTATCTCCATAGAAATTTATCCAATGGATAAAGAAAAATACGAAGTATTGATCGAAGAAGGAGTAGAAGGTCTGGTAGTTTACCAAGAAACCTATGATCCGGAAACATATTCCAAGTATCATCTACGCGGGATGAAAAAGAATATGAGATACAGACTAGATGCTCCTGATAGAGGGGGACTGGCCGGTTTCAGACGTATCGGAGTAGGTGCACTTCTTGGACTTTCCGATCCGTATGGAGAAATGTTCCGATTAGGAGAACATGCGCATTATCTTTCTAAAAAATATTGGAGAACTACGGTCCAAATCTCTCTTCCTCGCATGAGACCGGCAGAAGGTGAGTTCGATAAGGCCATCTATGTTTCTGACAGAGAGTATGTTCGATTCTTATTTGCGCTTCGTCTTTTTCTAACGGATAGCGGACTTGTGCAATCCACAAGAGAATCTACACAGATGAGAAATCATCTGGCTGGAATGCCGATTACTCATATGTCTGTGGAATCCAGGACAGATCCCGGAGGATATTCGGGTGGAGAAGAATTAAAACAATTCGAGATAGAAGATACTAGAAAGATCGAAGAATTTACGGAGATGTTAAAGAAGAAGGGACTGGATCCAGTCTTTAAGGATTTCGACCGGGCATTTTTTCAGGTGCCCGATCGAATGAGTTAA
- a CDS encoding Cys-rich protein, which yields MKKTILATLILLATVFAGFSSVSAQSQACNQICDFYTTCVEGQKKLSAAEKQKVGAGCLNTCRKNYAAVTSCYETHSGQCTAFNSCLMDSYKGKK from the coding sequence ATGAAAAAAACAATCCTCGCAACCCTAATCTTGCTCGCCACGGTTTTCGCCGGATTCTCCTCCGTTTCCGCTCAAAGCCAAGCATGCAATCAGATCTGTGATTTTTACACAACTTGTGTAGAAGGTCAAAAAAAGCTTAGTGCTGCAGAAAAACAAAAAGTGGGAGCCGGTTGTTTAAATACCTGCCGTAAAAATTACGCAGCAGTTACTTCTTGTTATGAGACTCATTCAGGTCAATGTACAGCTTTTAATAGCTGCTTGATGGACAGTTATAAAGGTAAAAAGTAA